The following are encoded in a window of Pseudomonas sp. JQ170C genomic DNA:
- a CDS encoding N-acetylmuramoyl-L-alanine amidase, with protein sequence MKAFITVLLLLTLAGCSSGLRIDRSHPSANQDGRIQFVVLHYTNANLERSLQLLTHGEVSSHYLVGDSPATIYQLVDENRRAWHAGDSQWDGRTWLNSSSIGIEIVNPGFTDTPTGRVWHPYTEEQIQALIALLKDIVQRNNIQPRYIIGHSDIAPLRKLDPGPLFPWKRLADAGLGVWPDARAVAQQQARFSVNLPSITWYQQQLARFGYAIEQTGVYDVSTKHVLAAFQMRFRPQRFDGVPDAQTAAMLQVLNNRR encoded by the coding sequence ATGAAAGCCTTTATTACCGTGCTCCTGCTGCTGACCCTGGCAGGTTGCAGCAGTGGCCTGCGGATCGACCGTAGTCACCCTTCGGCCAACCAGGACGGACGCATACAGTTCGTCGTGCTGCACTACACCAACGCTAACCTGGAGCGTTCCCTGCAACTGCTGACCCACGGCGAGGTCAGCAGTCACTACCTGGTGGGTGATTCGCCGGCGACCATTTATCAGTTGGTCGATGAAAACCGCCGTGCCTGGCATGCCGGCGATAGCCAATGGGACGGGCGAACCTGGCTCAATTCCAGCTCGATCGGCATCGAGATCGTCAACCCAGGCTTCACTGACACGCCGACCGGACGCGTCTGGCATCCGTACACCGAGGAGCAGATCCAGGCCCTGATCGCCTTGCTCAAGGACATCGTCCAACGCAACAACATCCAGCCCCGCTACATCATTGGCCACAGCGATATTGCCCCGCTGCGTAAGCTCGACCCCGGTCCGTTGTTCCCCTGGAAGCGCCTGGCGGATGCGGGTCTGGGCGTTTGGCCCGATGCCCGGGCAGTGGCCCAGCAGCAAGCCCGCTTCAGCGTCAACCTGCCCAGCATCACCTGGTATCAGCAGCAATTGGCCCGCTTCGGCTATGCCATCGAGCAGACCGGCGTGTACGACGTCAGCACCAAGCATGTGCTGGCAGCGTTCCAGATGCGCTTTCGTCCCCAGCGTTTTGACGGGGTGCCAGACGCCCAAACAGCGGCCATGTTGCAGGTGCTCAACAACCGTCGATGA
- a CDS encoding GGDEF domain-containing protein — MTDEAQRWKEKYLKSIEQQEKLERRWEARLDLLRRGLVRSTLAAEGSDRAVDQCMKEMREVIRTDNMDAALAGLIPRLEKAVLDSEQRRETRIAQVGTALMALVTQLQRMPLPNEVSRALKKFAKQVEVRASQSREMPLLLGELSSLQDQALAALDRPEEAPRPGLLQRLFGAREAEAEMLQPAMAGSVPETIVHPASTLQAQGDAELRAATADVDALQPLEPLHEATAEPLSEPQLVPDLEPVPPLPEPDPVAVVDAAPAVPEHDLHAQPDTQPDSLEPEEVADHFELPDGTEPTYSSVATHIEETLLGLLDDLTLPERYKAQAQSLRERLEHGLNWYELLPVLDDLAVLMLAINDSGQHEFERYLQQLNERLESFQSHLHEASEGHADNTCAARDLDNQLREQVDGLQSSVQGAADLDSLKHVLESRLEGLLGTMDAHRHQRDQREQEMASRLHGLAERVASMEQEAMGYREHLEEQRQKALIDPLTGLPNRAAWSEQVDQEVAHWQEQGGHLLMAILDLDHFKRINDSYGHLAGDKVLKIVANVLRKRLRPRDFIARFGGEEFVMLVPQTTLAAGCQLAEALRAAIEACPFHFKGERVTITLSIGISAFRSGERSDIVLKRADEALYRAKHLGRNRVEQG; from the coding sequence ATGACCGACGAAGCCCAGCGCTGGAAAGAAAAGTACCTCAAGAGTATCGAACAGCAAGAAAAGCTCGAGCGCCGTTGGGAAGCCCGTCTCGACCTCTTGCGCCGTGGCCTGGTGCGCAGCACCCTGGCCGCTGAAGGCAGCGACCGCGCGGTAGACCAGTGCATGAAGGAAATGCGCGAGGTCATTCGCACCGACAACATGGACGCGGCCCTGGCCGGCCTGATCCCGCGGCTGGAAAAAGCCGTGCTCGATTCCGAGCAGCGCCGCGAAACCCGAATCGCCCAGGTCGGCACTGCACTCATGGCACTGGTGACCCAGTTGCAGCGCATGCCCTTGCCCAATGAGGTCAGCCGCGCGCTGAAGAAGTTCGCCAAGCAAGTCGAGGTCCGCGCCAGCCAGTCGCGTGAAATGCCTTTGCTGTTGGGCGAGTTGAGCAGCTTGCAGGATCAGGCACTCGCTGCCCTGGATCGGCCGGAAGAAGCGCCGCGTCCAGGCTTGTTGCAGCGGTTGTTTGGTGCCCGCGAAGCAGAAGCTGAAATGCTGCAACCGGCGATGGCCGGGTCAGTACCTGAGACCATCGTCCATCCCGCATCGACGCTGCAGGCTCAGGGTGATGCCGAACTCAGGGCCGCCACTGCCGACGTAGATGCGCTGCAACCCCTGGAGCCACTGCATGAGGCGACTGCGGAGCCGCTGAGTGAGCCGCAGCTGGTCCCCGACCTTGAGCCAGTACCGCCTCTGCCCGAGCCCGATCCAGTCGCAGTCGTGGATGCAGCGCCGGCAGTGCCCGAACACGACCTGCACGCACAACCAGACACTCAGCCCGACAGCCTCGAACCCGAGGAGGTTGCGGATCACTTCGAGCTGCCTGACGGTACCGAGCCCACCTACAGCTCGGTCGCCACGCACATTGAGGAAACACTGCTCGGCCTGCTCGACGACCTGACCTTGCCCGAACGCTACAAGGCACAGGCGCAATCCTTGCGCGAACGCCTGGAGCACGGGTTGAACTGGTACGAACTGTTGCCGGTGCTCGATGACCTGGCAGTGCTGATGCTGGCCATCAACGACAGCGGCCAGCACGAATTTGAACGTTACCTGCAGCAACTCAACGAACGCCTCGAATCGTTCCAGAGCCATTTGCACGAAGCCAGCGAAGGCCATGCCGACAACACCTGCGCCGCCCGCGACCTGGATAACCAATTGCGCGAGCAGGTCGATGGCCTGCAAAGCAGCGTGCAAGGTGCTGCCGACCTGGACAGCCTCAAGCACGTCCTGGAAAGCCGTCTTGAAGGTTTGCTTGGCACCATGGATGCCCACAGGCACCAACGCGATCAGCGTGAGCAGGAAATGGCCAGCCGCCTGCACGGCCTGGCCGAGCGCGTGGCGAGCATGGAGCAGGAAGCCATGGGCTATCGCGAACACCTGGAAGAGCAGCGGCAAAAAGCCTTGATCGACCCCCTGACCGGCCTGCCCAACCGCGCGGCCTGGTCCGAGCAGGTCGATCAGGAGGTTGCGCATTGGCAGGAACAGGGTGGGCACCTGCTGATGGCCATTCTCGACCTGGACCATTTCAAGCGAATCAACGACAGCTATGGCCACCTAGCCGGCGACAAGGTGCTCAAGATTGTTGCCAATGTACTGCGCAAGCGCCTTCGCCCCAGGGATTTCATCGCCCGCTTCGGCGGCGAGGAATTCGTGATGCTGGTGCCGCAGACAACCCTGGCGGCGGGCTGCCAGCTGGCCGAAGCCCTGCGCGCGGCGATAGAAGCCTGTCCATTCCACTTCAAGGGCGAGCGCGTCACCATCACGCTGTCGATCGGCATCAGTGCTTTCCGTTCGGGCGAGCGCAGCGACATCGTGCTCAAGCGCGCCGACGAAGCGCTGTACCGGGCGAAACATCTGGGTCGAAACCGAGTCGAACAGGGATAA